From Etheostoma spectabile isolate EspeVRDwgs_2016 chromosome 8, UIUC_Espe_1.0, whole genome shotgun sequence, a single genomic window includes:
- the LOC116694815 gene encoding uncharacterized protein LOC116694815 → MDNEVQFGASSEPHIKLEEVLIAEREAPLYFTSLEELENGLVKQRVASKRVALDEEVDTLSHNVKNMNHVDQQDASSQAPLQLEEGLVEEREASPRVALDGEVDTVSNDVTEETLVQDSAIQDMDHEVQTDASSQDHFQLKEGLVEEREASPWVALDKEVDFMPKDVTEDTYRKXXXXVQDSVVQNMDLHMKEEPLEKRETYLDLSPLEEMKEGLVDKREASPRVALDEEVDTLPKDVIEDTYRKKETLVQVSVQYMDHQFHASSQADIQLKEGPLERRKASPRVSLEEMDTRVSLANRDTSSVRLETNVAVHLVDELEILQQEXXXXHDFLVQDCADKNKKKKKKKGLRAFFCGLRKMMTCGFCGPIKQ, encoded by the exons ATGGACAATGAAGTGCAGTTTGGTGCATCCAGTGAGCCTCACATTAAACTGGAAGAGGTACTCATAGCAGAGAGGGAGGCGCCTCTATATTTCACTTCCTTGGAGGAGCTGGAAAACGGACTCGTGAAGCAGAGGGTGGCTTCCAAACGAGTCGCTCTGGATGAAGAGGTGGACACTTTGTCacataatgttaaaaacatgaaCCATGTAGATCAGCAGGATGCATCCAGCCAGGCTCCCCTTCAGCTGGAAGAGGGACTCGTAGAGGAGAGGGAAGCTTCTCCAAGAGTTGCTCTGGATGGAGAGGTGGACACTGTTTCAAATGATGTGACAGAGGAAACCCTGGTTCAAGACTCTGCCATCCAGGATATGGACCATGAAGTGCAGACTGATGCATCCAGCCAGGATCACTTTCAACTGAAAGAGGGACTCGTTGAGGAGAGGGAGGCTTCTCCATGGGTTGCTCTGGATAAAGAGGTAGACTTTATGCCAAAAGATGTTACAGAGGACACGTACAGAAAANNNNNNNNNNTGGTTCAAGATTCTGTCGTCCAGAATATGGACCTTCATATGAAAGAGGAACCTCTGGAGAAGAGGGAGACTTATTTGGACCTCTCTCCTTTGGAGGAGATGAAAGAGGGACTTGTGGATAAGAGGGAGGCTTCTCCACGAGTCGCTCTGGATGAAGAG GTTGACACTTTGCCAAAAGATGTGATTGAGGACACatacagaaaaaaggaaacccTGGTTCAAGTCTCTGTCCAATATATGGACCACCAGTTTCATGCATCCAGCCAGGCTGACATTCAGCTGAAAGAGGGACCTCTGGAGAGGAGAAAGGCTTCGCCACGAGTGTCTCTTGAGGAAATGGACACCAGGGTAAGCCTAGCAAATAGAGACACATCTTCAGTCAGACTGGAGACCAATGTGGCAGTGCACTTGGTTGATGAGCTGGAAATACTGCAGCAGGAGGANNNNNNNNNNCATGACTTCCTGGTTCAAGACTGTGCTGAtaagaataagaagaagaagaagaagaagggattgCGTGCCTTTTTCTGTGGTTTACGGAAGATGATGACATGTGGCTTTTGTGGTCCCATCAAGCAATAA
- the avpr1aa gene encoding arginine vasopressin receptor 1Aa, with product MHTPDYAFLSGGNQSLGFSPSKDRTMETLGNNTVHPNGSDPFARNEEVAQIEIMVLSITFVVAVIGNVSVLLAMYNTKKKMSRMHLFIKHLSLADLVVAFFQVLPQLCWKITFRFNGPDFFCRIVKHLQVMGMFASTYMMVMMTLDRYIAICHPLKTLQQPTKRSYIMIISTWICSLVFSTPQYFIFSLSEIKNGSKVNDCWAHFIEPWGAKAYITWITVGIFLVPVVILMMSYGFICHSIWKNIKYKKRKSTAGVASKNGLIGKNSVSSVTTISRAKLRTVKMTFVIVLAYIVCWAPFFTVQMWSVWDENFQWADSENTAVTLSALLASLNSCCNPWIYMVFSGHLLQDFVHCLSCCLKMNTDFKKEDSDSSLRRTTLLTKMANRSPTGSASNWREMDNSPKSSIQAE from the exons ATGCACACTCCTGACTATGCGTTTCTGAGCGGAGGGAACCAGTCTCTGGGTTTCAGTCCATCGAAAGACCGAACAATGGAAACGCTTGGAAACAACACCGTGCACCCGAATGGATCCGATCCGTTTGCGCGAAACGAAGAAGTGGCCCAAATCGAGATAATGGTCCTGAGCATCACCTTCGTGGTTGCGGTGATTGGGAATGTGAGCGTCCTGCTGGCAATGTACAACACTAAGAAGAAGATGTCGCGGATGCACCTTTTCATCAAACATCTCAGCCTGGCTGACTTGGTTGTCGCCTTCTTCCAGGTGCTGCCGCAGCTCTGCTGGAAGATCACCTTCCGCTTCAATGGTCCGGACTTTTTCTGCAGGATAGTCAAGCATCTCCAGGTGATGGGGATGTTTGCGTCCACCTacatgatggtgatgatgaccCTGGACCGTTACATTGCCATCTGCCACCCTCTGAAAACCCTCCAGCAGCCCACCAAGCGCTCCTACATCATGATTATCTCCACGTGGATATGCAGCCTGGTGTTCAGCACTCCACAGTACTTTATCTTCTCCCTTAGTGAGATCAAGAACGGCTCAAAAGTTAACGATTGCTGGGCGCACTTCATCGAGCCGTGGGGTGCCAAGGCTTACATCACATGGATAACTGTGGGCATCTTTCTCGTGCCCGTGGTAATTCTCATGATGAGCTACGGATTCATCTGCCACAGCATATggaaaaatatcaaatataagAAAAGGAAATCGACGGCTGGTGTTGCGAGCAAGAACGGGCTGATTGGGAAAAATTCAGTCAGCAGCGTTACAACTATATCAAGAGCCAAACTGAGGACTGTTAAGATGacttttgtcattgttttggcGTACATTGTTTGCTGGGCTCCGTTTTTCACAGTGCAGATGTGGTCGGTGTGGGATGAAAACTTCCAGTGGGCTG ATTCTGAGAACACAGCAGTGACTCTGTCTGCACTCCTTGCCAGTCTCAACAGCTGCTGCAACCCATGGATATACATGGTCTTCAGCGGCCACCTCCTTCAGGATTTTGTGCACTGCCTCTCCTGCTGCCTCAAAATGAACACTGACTTCAAGAAggaggactcagacagcagtCTCCGCAGAACAACATTGCTGACAAAGATGGCCAATCGGAGCCCTACTGGTAGTGCAAGCAACTGGCGAGAGATGGACAATTCTCCCAAATCATCCATTCAGGCGGAGTAA